Proteins from one Microcoleus sp. bin38.metabat.b11b12b14.051 genomic window:
- a CDS encoding DUF1825 family protein: protein MGFFDSEIVQQEAKLLFEDYQSLIKLGGNYGKFDREGKKMFIAQMESMMERYRIFMKRFELSEDFMAQMTVEQLKTQLNQFGITPQQMFEQMNSTLERMKSELEKQS from the coding sequence ATGGGATTTTTTGATTCAGAAATTGTTCAGCAAGAAGCCAAGCTGTTGTTTGAAGACTATCAATCTCTCATCAAACTAGGTGGCAATTACGGTAAATTCGATCGCGAAGGCAAGAAAATGTTCATCGCTCAGATGGAGTCAATGATGGAGCGCTACCGTATTTTTATGAAGCGCTTCGAGTTGTCTGAGGACTTCATGGCTCAGATGACCGTAGAGCAGTTAAAAACACAGCTCAATCAATTTGGCATCACGCCCCAGCAGATGTTTGAGCAAATGAACTCAACGCTGGAGCGGATGAAATCTGAACTGGAAAAACAATCATAA
- the lepB gene encoding signal peptidase I, whose product MTSEKKNLATEVAEVQAETWWQKAWNSQRENLQIVIIALGLAILIRSLVAEPRFIPSDSMLPTLHVGDRVVVEKISYYLEPPKTGDIVVFAPPEQLQEQGFTEDQAFIKRVIGLPGQTVAVKKGLVYLNDKPLVEKYIAEPPKYQWGPYVVPENQYFVMGDNRNNSNDSSRWGFLPKKNIIGRAVVRFWPLERIGPL is encoded by the coding sequence ATGACATCCGAAAAAAAGAATTTAGCTACAGAAGTAGCAGAAGTGCAGGCTGAAACATGGTGGCAGAAAGCTTGGAATTCGCAGCGAGAAAATCTTCAGATAGTGATTATTGCTTTGGGTTTAGCAATACTGATTAGATCTTTGGTCGCGGAACCCCGCTTCATACCCTCAGATTCTATGCTACCAACTCTCCACGTGGGCGATCGCGTCGTAGTCGAAAAAATCTCCTACTACCTCGAACCTCCAAAAACTGGTGACATCGTAGTATTTGCGCCGCCGGAACAGTTGCAAGAACAGGGATTTACCGAAGACCAAGCATTTATCAAACGGGTAATTGGCTTACCGGGTCAAACCGTCGCGGTTAAAAAAGGTTTAGTTTATCTCAACGACAAACCCCTCGTCGAAAAATATATTGCTGAACCTCCTAAATACCAGTGGGGGCCCTATGTCGTGCCGGAAAATCAATACTTCGTCATGGGAGACAACCGCAATAATAGCAACGACTCCAGCAGGTGGGGATTTTTACCTAAGAAGAATATCATCGGCCGCGCTGTGGTGAGATTTTGGCCGCTAGAACGCATCGGGCCACTTTGA